A region of Huiozyma naganishii CBS 8797 chromosome 12, complete genome DNA encodes the following proteins:
- the WHI5 gene encoding transcriptional repressor WHI5 (similar to Saccharomyces cerevisiae SRL3 (YKR091W) and WHI5 (YOR083W); ancestral locus Anc_5.692) produces MSEDIRGVHASGSGEDVATTPKRESRRKRLSVGFVHRSPGSDDDGDDGDGDDGDGYLATPSPPAGSSRARRSSTSLGFLATPRTEGRHSQAAHHRAISATFTSPRARSLLPPTTPKSRNTEVFLSPSQLQEQLKSPSHSNQGSVSKDNKPIKELSHNLKTRLSYAFVKLQNGWVDKTLPELENELTQHAYNKAAILTSPQRISPSRQTGPPVAAASPTTKYVNKFASSQEEAGPSGDARATEGTEAHLAFLQALSPSLRQSRGGEPAHSESGTPSRDRLNVSPIRWTGRAPTPALSKAKPAPSSVSDPRGKTSGQADEVDVVAVETLMSLSSTQQLAPPTRIADKPTRGDETEVETDSE; encoded by the coding sequence ATGAGCGAGGATATACGCGGGGTGCATGCAAGTGGCAGCGGTGAAGATGTTGCGACTACCCCTAAAAGAGAGAGTCGTAGGAAACGGCTGTCCGTTGGGTTTGTGCACAGGTCTCCGGGCAGTGACGATGACGGtgatgatggtgatggtgatgacGGTGATGGATACTTGGCGACTCCCTCGCCTCCTGCTGGGAGCAGCAGGGCGAGGCGGTCGTCCACGTCGCTTGGGTTTTTGGCGACGCCACGGACAGAGGGGCGGCACTCGCAGGCGGCGCACCACAGGGCGATAAGCGCGACGTTTACGTCTCCGAGGGCACGCTCGCTGCTTCCACCTACAACGCCCAAGTCGCGCAACACAGAGGTGTTTCTTTCGCCGTCGCAGCTGCAGGAGCAGCTCAAGTCCCCGAGCCACTCCAATCAGGGGAGTGTCTCCAAGGACAACAAACCCATTAAAGAACTCTCGCATAACTTGAAGACAAGGCTCAGTTACGCTTTTGTCAAATTGCAGAACGGGTGGGTGGATAAGACGCTTCCTGAACTGGAGAACGAACTCACGCAACACGCATACAATAAGGCAGCGATACTAACCAGCCCGCAAAGGATCTCGCCGTCGCGTCAGACGGGGCCACCCGTCGCTGCTGCGTCGCCCACCACGAAATACGTCAACAAGTTCGCCTCTTCGCAGGAGGAGGCTGGGCCTTCAGGGGACGCACGGGCAACAGAGGGAACGGAGGCTCACCTTGCATTCTTGCAAGCATTGTCGCCCTCGTTGCGGCAATCCCGCGGCGGGGAACCCGCACACAGCGAGTCAGGAACACCAAGTAGAGACCGACTCAACGTGTCACCGATACGCTGGACGGGGAGGGCGCCGACGCCGGCGCTATCAAAAGCCAAACCGGCGCCCAGCAGCGTTTCTGACCCGCGGGGGAAGACCAGTGGACAAGCGGACGAGGTAGACGTCGTCGCAGTGGAGACACTGATGTCCCTCAGCTCT